In the genome of Rhinolophus ferrumequinum isolate MPI-CBG mRhiFer1 chromosome 24, mRhiFer1_v1.p, whole genome shotgun sequence, one region contains:
- the LOC117016529 gene encoding peptidyl-prolyl cis-trans isomerase FKBP1A: MGVQVETISPGDGRTFPKRGQTCVVHYTGMLEDGKKFDSSRDRNKPFKFMLGKQEVIRGWEEGVAQMSVGQRAKLTISPDYAYGATGHPGIIPPNATLVFDVELLKLE, translated from the coding sequence aTGGGAGTGCAGGTGGAGACCATCTCCCCCGGAGACGGGCGCACCTTCCCGAAGCGCGGCCAGACCTGCGTGGTGCACTATACGGGGATGCttgaagatggaaagaaatttGATTCCTCCCGGGACAGAAACAAGCCCTTTAAGTTTATGCTAGGCAAGCAGGAAGTGATCCGAGGCTGGGAAGAAGGGGTTGCCCAGATGAGTGTGGGTCAGCGAGCCAAACTGACTATCTCCCCGGACTATGCCTATGGCGCCACTGGGCACCCAGGCATCATCCCACCAAATGCCACTCTCGTCTTTGACGTGGAGCTTCTAAAACTGGAATGA